A segment of the Aromatoleum aromaticum EbN1 genome:
GCTGGGCGGCTGACCGTTCAGGTCTGCACGTTTTGCGGGCGTCGCATCACGACGCGCAGCAGCCAGCCGAACAGCACCGACGCGAGGATCGTCGCGACGACGCTCGCTTCCCAGAAGCCGGCCACGGTCGGCGACTGCTCGCGCCCGGGCGCGTGGAACGCGAGCCAGTAGCCTCCGGCCAGCGCGATCCCCCAGAAACACAACGCGTGCAGCAGCATCGGCATGAACGTCACCTTGTAGCCCCGCAGCGCGTGGGCCGCGACCGTCTGCACGGCGTCGAAGATCTGGTAGATGCAGATATAGAACACCAGCCCGAGCGCCACTGCGCGCACCGCCGGGTCTGCGGAAAACAGCGCGACGACCGGCTCGCGTCCGACCCATAGCAGCACACCGATCAGTGCGACGAGGCCGACCGTCAGGCCCATCCCCACGCGGACCGTCGCTCGCGCGCGCGCGGGCTCACGCGCGCCTGCAGCCTGCCCGACGAGCACCAGGATCGCGATCGATATCGCCAGCGGAAGCATGTAGATCAGCGCGGCGAGGTTTGCGACGACGCGGTGTCCCGCCACCGCCTCGGCACCGAGCCGGGCGGCGAACAGCGCGATCAGCGTGAACGACGACACTTCGATGAACGTCGACAGCCCCATCGGGATGCCCAGTTTCAGCAGGGCAAGGAGGTCGCGCCGGCGGGGCGGCTGCCAGTTGGCAAACAGCCGGTAGGGACGGTAATCGCGGTTGTGGGCGAGGTAGCCCGCGCCGCACGCGAACGCGATCCAGTTCACGATTGCAGTCGAGATGCCGCAGCCGATCGCGCCCAGGGGGGGCAGGCCGAAGGCGCCGTGCACCAGTGCCCAGGCGAGCGGAATATGGGTCGAGGTGACGATGAAGCTGATCATCATCAGGGCGCGGGGGCGGCCCAGCGCGTTGTTGAAGGCGTAGAAAGTGCGGTACAGCAGGACCGCGGGCAGGCCGAACGCGGTCGCGAGCAGATAATCTCGGGTCTTCCCGGCCACGTCGGCAGGCACGCTGCTGAGTTCGAGCAGGAAACCGGGGAACGCGAGCAGCGCGATGCCGGGTAGCGCGAGCATCAGCGCCAGCCAGAATCCCTGCTGCAGCGCCGGGCCGATGGCGTCGACCCGGCGCGCGCCGAAATGATGGGCGACAGTCGGAGCGACC
Coding sequences within it:
- a CDS encoding MATE family efflux transporter: MSAPILFPLSAPESSFTIAGRLFHHAWPVLVAQLLSMSMLIADTVITGRYGTLDLAAVAVGSGVYISIVMLLVGVLQAVAPTVAHHFGARRVDAIGPALQQGFWLALMLALPGIALLAFPGFLLELSSVPADVAGKTRDYLLATAFGLPAVLLYRTFYAFNNALGRPRALMMISFIVTSTHIPLAWALVHGAFGLPPLGAIGCGISTAIVNWIAFACGAGYLAHNRDYRPYRLFANWQPPRRRDLLALLKLGIPMGLSTFIEVSSFTLIALFAARLGAEAVAGHRVVANLAALIYMLPLAISIAILVLVGQAAGAREPARARATVRVGMGLTVGLVALIGVLLWVGREPVVALFSADPAVRAVALGLVFYICIYQIFDAVQTVAAHALRGYKVTFMPMLLHALCFWGIALAGGYWLAFHAPGREQSPTVAGFWEASVVATILASVLFGWLLRVVMRRPQNVQT